One genomic window of Saccharomyces cerevisiae S288C chromosome XII, complete sequence includes the following:
- the RSC58 gene encoding Rsc58p (Component of the RSC chromatin remodeling complex; RSC functions in transcriptional regulation and elongation, chromosome stability, and establishing sister chromatid cohesion; involved in telomere maintenance): MTESVGGNKLVDFLVNVQSILNAASVKCHVVDESFPAKFFEKNPDKIYESYCKFIKNRSNSEGLIRNEDKLVLTTINKRFENGEYEPIQGGFYKLYHDIKLVCTILIHFYPQGTRNYQLVDKFYKFSSELLLRECCRIGIALTQTNNIKSRSGKLLSGNEMDEYDDDDATELDKIISYDFIKISMNYTVPISQTYQIRTKDMDLFSSIISKSNLDKRPHELPNTNFKINNVLPQTDIENEAPRLGFVGANTSNIPDPTLPPTEMMTRFLHPNWYALPTTVWLKYGNYNSWAPSFNENGTVVDSTTRGLIWLERIGYMDLYEKNEKKVKQEELLNTNEEGINRKQNDENNKNVDGKSNGVQDDGGDNDNDATIASANSESTENKEQFIIKLQNLYNWTPSNYIGDDEIENFRNGTPDKLVSDSLLKLKRLRKERILNKVLKPTTEERELYFKVKRILKEVILAKKVSKVPINNVRAFPVLQTNYNGSIPVVRAQPGRKRKHKK, translated from the coding sequence ATGACAGAAAGTGTAGGTGGAAATAAACTAgtagattttttggtaaatgTTCAATCCATTTTGAATGCTGCCTCTGTGAAATGTCATGTAGTAGATGAAAGTTTTCCAGCCAAGTTCTTTGAGAAAAATCCGGATAAGATATATGAATCATATTGtaaattcattaaaaataGAAGTAACTCTGAAGGTTTGATACGTAATGAAGATAAATTAGTTTTGACAACTATCAATAAGAGGTTTGAAAATGGAGAGTACGAACCCATACAAGGTGGGTTTTATAAGCTGTATCACGACATTAAGCTGGTTTGTACAATCCTCATTCACTTTTATCCTCAGGGTACAAGAAACTACCAATTAGTCGACAAGTTCtacaaattttcttcagagCTTTTATTACGAGAATGTTGTAGGATAGGAATTGCTCTAACGCAAActaataatattaaatcAAGAAGTGGTAAGTTGTTGAGCGGAAACGAGATGGATGAATACGACGATGACGATGCAACAGAACTAGACAAAATAATCTCTTATGATTTTATTAAGATTTCTATGAATTACACAGTGCCGATTTCTCAAACATATCAGATAAGAACGAAGGATATGGaccttttttcttcgataATTTCTAAATCTAATCTTGACAAAAGACCTCATGAACTTCCTAATACaaacttcaaaataaacaaCGTCTTACCTCAAACTGATATAGAAAACGAAGCTCCAAGATTAGGATTTGTAGGCGCTAATACTAGTAATATTCCGGACCCTACGTTACCACCAACTGAAATGATGACTAGATTTTTGCATCCAAATTGGTATGCTTTACCTACAACCGTCTGGCTAAAATATGGTAATTATAATTCTTGGGCACCTTCCTTTAATGAAAACGGCACCGTTGTGGATTCGACAACAAGGGGTCTTATTTGGCTTGAAAGAATTGGTTATATGGACTtgtatgaaaaaaatgaaaagaaagtaaaacaagaagaattaCTGAACACGAATGAAGAAGGCATAAACAGGAAGCAGAACgatgaaaacaacaaaaatgtTGACGGCAAAAGCAATGGCGTTCAGGACGATGGTGgtgataatgataatgatgcGACTATCGCTTCTGCAAATTCAGAGAGTACTGAGAATAAGGAACAATTCATAATCAAGCTTCAAAACTTATATAATTGGACACCATCTAATTACATTGGAGATGACGAAATTGAGAACTTTCGAAATGGCACACCAGATAAGTTGGTTTCAGACTCTCTCTTAAAACTTAAAAGACTTAGAAAGGAGAGGATTTTAAATAAAGTTTTGAAGCCTACTACGGAGGAACGAGAATTATACTTCAAAGTGAAAAGAATACTAAAGGAGGTTATCTTAGCAAAGAAGGTTTCCAAGGTTCCTATAAACAATGTAAGGGCCTTTCCAGTATTACAAACAAACTATAATGGTAGCATACCTGTGGTAAGGGCGCAACCAGGTCGTAAACGGAAACACAAGAAATAA
- the SMF3 gene encoding putative divalent metal ion transporter SMF3 (Putative divalent metal ion transporter involved in iron homeostasis; transcriptionally regulated by metal ions; member of Nramp family of metal transport proteins; targeted to vacuole via AP-3 pathway; protein abundance increases in response to DNA replication stress), whose product MRSYMQILQKFAKFIGPGILVSVAYMDPGNYATSVSGGAQYKYTLLFSIFISNIFAVLLQCLCVKLGTITGYDLAENCRHNLPKKLNYTLYLFAEVAIIATDLAEVVGTAIALQILFKIPLTWGVLLTVLDVLVILMFYTPNGQSLKKVRVFEFGVGILVIGTCICFVLELFKVSIPDKAELFKGFLPSNIIFKEQQALYISLGILGATVMPHSLYLGSSIVKPRLHDYDLKKYGKVNARPSLSAIKYTLNYAYAELIISLFLIATFVNSAILIVAGATLSGQPEAEDADLLSIYKLLVHYISPAAGLIFALAMLCSGQSAGIICTLAGQIVSEGFLQWSLPPWATRLCTRLIAIVPCLFVTLTMGEKGISDILNFSQVVLSLILPIVSAPLIYFTANRKLMVVHDENGVVRAPADVNAIADETTPLNSKHSKIVDFTNSRLLTYTSVFVWALIGSLNCYLVISYLLGADIHF is encoded by the coding sequence atgcgaTCTTATATGCagattcttcaaaaatttgccAAATTTATTGGGCCAGGGATATTAGTCAGTGTGGCTTATATGGACCCAGGAAATTATGCCACTAGTGTTTCCGGTGGTGCTCAATACAAATATACCTTATTATTCTCTATttttatatccaacattTTTGCCGTACTTTTGCAATGTCTCTGTGTGAAGCTGGGTACTATCACTGGCTATGATTTGGCTGAAAACTGTCGTCATAATTTGCCTAAAAAGCTAAACTATACCCTTTACCTTTTCGCTGAAGTGGCAATCATTGCTACTGATCTGGCCGAGGTTGTAGGCACTGCCATCGCTTTacaaattcttttcaaaataccACTAACTTGGGGTGTCTTATTAACGGTGCTAGATGTTTTGGTAATTTTAATGTTCTACACACCAAACGGCCAGTCCTTAAAAAAAGTTAGGGTTTTCGAATTTGGCGTTGGGATTTTGGTCATTGGAACTTGCATTTGCTTTGTTTTGGAGCTGTTTAAAGTTTCAATCCCAGACAAAGCTGAATTGTTTAAAGGGTTTTTGCCTTCAAATATCATTTTTAAGGAACAACAAGCTCTTTACATTTCATTGGGTATCTTAGGTGCCACTGTGATGCCTCATTCATTATACTTGGGCTCATCCATTGTTAAACCAAGATTGCACGATTAcgatttgaagaaatacGGTAAGGTTAATGCCCGCCCAAGTTTAAGCGCTATAAAATATACGTTAAACTATGCGTACGCTGAACTAAtcatttctttgttcttaaTTGCCACCTTTGTTAATTCCGCTATTTTAATTGTTGCAGGTGCTACTTTATCAGGCCAACCTGAGGCAGAGGATGCTGATTTGTTATCTATTTACAAATTACTGGTCCACTACATATCTCCTGCGGCAGGGTTAATCTTTGCATTGGCCATGTTATGTTCTGGTCAATCTGCCGGTATCATCTGTACACTTGCCGGGCAAATCGTTTCTGAGGGATTTTTACAGTGGTCTTTACCACCTTGGGCCACAAGATTGTGCACCAGATTGATTGCCATTGTACCATGTTTATTTGTTACTTTAACCATGGGGGAAAAGGGAATTTcagatattttgaatttttctcaAGTGGTCTTGTCCTTAATTTTACCAATCGTATCCGCTCCTTTAATTTATTTTACCGCAAATAGAAAGTTGATGGTTGTTCATGACGAAAATGGTGTGGTAAGAGCACCTGCCGATGTTAACGCCATTGCTGATGAAACCACTCCATTGAACTCCAAGCACAGTAAAATAGTTGATTTTACTAACAGTCGTTTGTTGACCTATACCTCTGTTTTCGTATGGGCTTTAATCGGGAGCTTGAATTGCTATTTGGTGATTTCCTATCTCTTAGGTGCCGACATCCATTTTTAA
- the MLH2 gene encoding mismatch repair protein MLH2 (Protein involved in mismatch repair and meiotic recombination; only certain frameshift intermediates are mismatch repair substrates; forms a complex with Mlh1p, plays accessory role in stimulating activity of MLH1/PMS1 complex) — protein sequence MTIHQLSPESQWKIVSSSFIYGPVAAVRELLDNSIDSGAKKVFIDVDSTTGGCEYISVKDDGSGVDIIDRPSMCLEYTTSKMSSLGDISILTTLGFRGEALFLLSNLCNQKGSMQVETKTADDVIGEKWLVDSKGGITNGKRYKVSCPVGTTVILRKLLGGLRARYLEISSRPRKTFDELIYLINHYSLIHRNIRFYFSLVSLQKNGAIERKQMQETLDPKISRARSLSLLARLKKPVPLNFIVEENFVIDEKINLDLILPRMVPESDVINIKRRFKFLSVNERALSLNLETGKTISKLLSSIYRDFSLLDPMVWFINLNCDTKLLDVNIEPEKNDVMIKSFEVIFKKIENKLKLLLEERIGIETNMLGDKHVQPSINEKTSPALVIPTPDAENEISKGCGAVSGKDKTDIPQKNSDLIVPTFYDEANLENTTIVAATPSPTKFSEDKALDEQTQLTISSYRSSSSGSMASEDSTNWRHNFQQELSENSEVAGAGSSTLPSSLTYNYIETIPENEDLELSKDASISNPFMITKIRNVNKKLSENLLEAKRTSCGDANKRGMPNERQLSNTEKKELIKLQQTYGKRNNTVDMTIPRNSKKKVTDNYIKKASCMHKTRPKLMHFSEYTNNYVYTLKNEKIVKHDSDNFAKETLWLRSRDDATSPSSSLLQALRAHVKKPGHIEATTNEWCLFTPDSP from the coding sequence ATGACTATACATCAGTTATCTCCAGAATCCCAATGGAAGATTGTTTCTAGTTCCTTTATTTACGGTCCGGTAGCTGCTGTAAGGGAATTATTAGATAATAGCATCGATTCGGGTGCTAAAAAAGTATTCATCGATGTAGATTCCACTACGGGAGGATGTGAATATATATCAGTCAAGGACGATGGATCAGGTGTGGATATTATCGACAGACCTTCTATGTGCTTGGAATACACCACATCAAAGATGAGTAGTCTCGGAGATATTTCGATTCTGACTACTCTTGGATTCAGAGGTGAAGcattgtttcttttgtcAAACTTGTGTAACCAGAAAGGCTCAATGCAGgttgaaacaaaaactGCAGATGATGTCATTGGAGAAAAATGGTTAGTTGATAGTAAGGGTGGTATTACCAATGGAAAAAGGTACAAGGTATCTTGTCCCGTGGGGACTACAGTAATATTAAGGAAACTTCTGGGAGGGTTACGAGCAAGGTATCTCGAAATTTCTTCGAGGCCAAGAAAAACATTCGATGAACTAATCTATTTAATAAACCATTATTCTCTAATTCATAGAAATATTCggttttatttttcgtTGGTGtcattacaaaaaaatggtgCCATAGAGCGTAAACAAATGCAAGAAACGTTAGACCCTAAGATTTCTAGAGCTAGAAGTTTGTCCCTACTAGCTAGACTAAAAAAGCCTGTGCCGCTGAACTTTATTgtagaagaaaactttgtTATCGAcgaaaaaataaatttagatttgatCTTACCGAGGATGGTGCCAGAATCTGACGTTATTAATATAAAGAGACgatttaaatttttatctGTTAATGAGAGAGCGCTATCTTTGAACTTGGAGACGGGGAAGACTATTTCTAAGTTACTATCGTCAATCTATAGAGATTTCTCTTTACTAGATCCTATGGTTTGGTTTATTAATTTAAATTGCGATACAAAGCTTCTTGACGTAAATATCGAACCAGAGAAAAATGACGTGATGatcaaaagttttgaagTGATATTTAAGAAGATAGAGAATAAGTTAAAGTTGTTATTGGAGGAGAGAATTGGCATCGAAACAAATATGCTGGGAGATAAACATGTTCAGCCTTCTATCAACGAAAAAACTTCTCCCGCACTGGTGATACCTACACCCGACGCAGAGAATGAAATATCAAAGGGCTGTGGTGCTGTTAGTGGTAAAGACAAGACTGACATCCCACAAAAAAACTCAGATTTGATAGTACCAACTTTTTACGATGAAGCAAACTTAGAGAATACGACCATTGTCGCTGCTACTCCTTCACCTACAAAATTTAGCGAGGATAAAGCTCTTGACGAACAAACTCAGCTGACCATTTCAAGTTATAGAAGCTCGAGTTCCGGGTCTATGGCTTCCGAGGACAGTACTAATTGGCGACATAATTTCCAACAAGAACTAAGCGAAAATAGTGAAGTAGCAGGAGCTGGATCCTCAACATTACCCTCGTCATTAACTTATAACTATATAGAAACTATTCCAGAGAACGAGGATTTAGAACTTTCTAAGGACGCTTCTATTTCTAATCCTTTTATGATCACAAAAATAAGAAACGTCAACAAGAAACTGAGCGAAAACTTACTTGAGGCCAAACGTACTAGCTGTGGAGATGCCAATAAAAGGGGAATGCCCAACGAAAGACAGCTTTCaaatacagaaaaaaaggaactaaTAAAGCTTCAGCAAACCTACGgtaaaagaaacaataccGTGGACATGACCATTCCACGaaattcgaaaaaaaaagtaactgataattatataaagaaaGCATCCTGCATGCACAAAACAAGGCCGAAACTCATGCATTTTTCCGAGTATACCAACAACTACGTCTATACCCtgaagaatgaaaaaattgttaaGCATGACAGCGATAACTTTGCCAAAGAAACTCTGTGGTTACGATCGAGGGACGATGCCACAAGCCCTTCTTCCAGTCTTTTGCAAGCCTTGCGAGCGCATGTGAAGAAACCGGGACACATTGAAGCCACGACAAATGAATGGTGCCTCTTCACGCCAGACAGCCCCTGA